From a single Rutidosis leptorrhynchoides isolate AG116_Rl617_1_P2 chromosome 5, CSIRO_AGI_Rlap_v1, whole genome shotgun sequence genomic region:
- the LOC139849625 gene encoding uncharacterized protein — translation MDEVYVVSRNRKSDITNKHFFKYDIFNAVLDMIIQELGDRFSEVSTELLTNMDTLSPRNSFCMFDASKLMRLRIAELSRLMVETEKHLSYRYVYLLLKLALVLPVATTTVERCFSTMKLVKSDLRSRMNDEFLNGCLIGAIEREALARVTDEAIMDRFQ, via the exons ATGGATGAAGTATATGTTGTTTCAAGAAATCGAAAGTCGGATATTACcaataaacatttcttcaagtatgaCATTTTTAATGCGGTTTTGGATATGATAATTCAAGAACTTGGTGATCGCTTTAGTGAGGTAAGCACCGAATTGCTTACTAATATGGATACTTTAAGTCCGCGTAATTCGTTTTGTATGTTTGATGCGTCTAAGTTAATGAGGTTAA GGATTGCCGAACTTTCTAGATTGATGGTTGAAACCGAAAAACATCTTTCATATCGTTATGTTTACCTGTTATTAAAACTTGCTTTGGTTTTGCCTGTTGCAACCACAACAGTCGAGAGGTGTTTTTCGACAATGAAACTTGTAAAGTCAGATCTGCGTAGCCGGatgaatgatgaatttttgaacgGTTGTCTAATTGGTGCCATAGAAAGAGAAGCACTCGCTCGTGTAACAGATGAAGCAATCATGGATCGTTTTCAATGA